In a single window of the Raphanus sativus cultivar WK10039 chromosome 9, ASM80110v3, whole genome shotgun sequence genome:
- the LOC108827568 gene encoding uncharacterized protein LOC108827568 isoform X2: MEQISESSRRDSADATSSSSADGRIGGEGNGEAMARGLSAMLESVIKEFDSKSIDTLSSQDKLSGSLDRLVQELDQLLENAPLPFIVQHASRISSVKQRVSSMNLVLKSIQRRIDNIDHMLSANNIQDKTASDTT, translated from the exons ATGGAGCAGATATCTGAATCGAGCCGCCGCGACTCAGCTGATGCGACTAGCTCGTCGTCCGCAGATGGTCGCATCGGAGGAGAAGGTAACGGAGAAGCAATGGCTCGAGGGCTATCGGCGATGCTAGAGTCCGTAATTAAGGAATTCGACTCGAAATCAATCGATACTCTCAGTAGCCAAGACAAACTCTCCGGCTCGCTCGATCGATTAGTCCAAG AGCTCGATCAATTGCTGGAGAACGCTCCGTTGCCGTTCATAGTACAACACGCGTCGAGGATATCGAGCGTCAAACAAAGAGTCTCGTCTATGAACCTGGTGCTTAAATCTATACAAAGGCGTATTGATAACATCGATCACATGCTCTCTGCCAACAACATTCAAG ACAAAACAGCCTCGGACACTACTTGA
- the LOC108827568 gene encoding uncharacterized protein LOC108827568 isoform X1: MEQISESSRRDSADATSSSSADGRIGGEGNGEAMARGLSAMLESVIKEFDSKSIDTLSSQDKLSGSLDRLVQELDQLLENAPLPFIVQHASRISSVKQRVSSMNLVLKSIQRRIDNIDHMLSANNIQGNKTASDTT; encoded by the exons ATGGAGCAGATATCTGAATCGAGCCGCCGCGACTCAGCTGATGCGACTAGCTCGTCGTCCGCAGATGGTCGCATCGGAGGAGAAGGTAACGGAGAAGCAATGGCTCGAGGGCTATCGGCGATGCTAGAGTCCGTAATTAAGGAATTCGACTCGAAATCAATCGATACTCTCAGTAGCCAAGACAAACTCTCCGGCTCGCTCGATCGATTAGTCCAAG AGCTCGATCAATTGCTGGAGAACGCTCCGTTGCCGTTCATAGTACAACACGCGTCGAGGATATCGAGCGTCAAACAAAGAGTCTCGTCTATGAACCTGGTGCTTAAATCTATACAAAGGCGTATTGATAACATCGATCACATGCTCTCTGCCAACAACATTCAAGGTA ACAAAACAGCCTCGGACACTACTTGA